The Carnobacterium divergens genome includes a window with the following:
- a CDS encoding PBP1A family penicillin-binding protein, which translates to MNEPTFFEKLKQGLAVFWKWLKPYLIKIHHTRKRIWKKYHIHKIFLLALLVVVLVTSIYLLYLAKSANVESLKAGLEQTTKVYDEKGEEAGSLYAQKGSFVTLDKIAPAIQDAVISTEDKRFYQHGGFDVRGIARAAVGYVVNRGNVVGGGSTLTQQLAKNAFLSQNQTLTRKAQELFLAVEIEKKYSKQDILEMYLNNAYFGNGVWGVEDAAQKYYGKHASEITTTEAASIAAILKSPSYYNPIDHMDHSIERRNLILDLMADNQKITKEEATEAKNLPLLLEDTYNPTDGYRYKYYFDAVIDEAVNKYDLKEEDIMNKGYKIYTALNQDYQQKMELTYQNNNLFQYSADGTLVQSGSVAMNPKNGGVYALVGGRGEHVFRGYNRATQIRVQPGSIMKPLAVYTPALESGYKIDSMLKDEKDSYGSDHYTPQNYNDVYLGEVPMYQAVANSINAPAVWLLDEIGVDKGYNKVEKFGIPLTEDDRYLGLALGGLTKGVSPLQMASAYTTFANEGKRADGHLITKIVDATGAIVADNQDPKMTTVTTPEVAKDMTSMLMGVFNDGTGQNALPNGYTIAGKTGSTELTFGEKNGTKDQWIVGYTPDIVLSTWIGYDKTDEEHYLQGLSEEGVAPLFRSEMANILPLTPLTKFNTESAQNIVTEENKGSVDKWKDEFDKGAKYWGDKFKEGSSYLKEKSGNLFNKFKEKLN; encoded by the coding sequence ATGAATGAACCGACTTTTTTTGAAAAGTTAAAACAAGGGCTAGCAGTTTTTTGGAAATGGCTAAAACCCTATTTAATTAAAATCCATCATACAAGAAAACGTATTTGGAAAAAGTACCATATTCATAAAATATTTTTGTTGGCATTATTAGTTGTAGTATTAGTAACGAGCATTTATTTGCTTTATTTAGCGAAGTCAGCAAATGTAGAATCCTTAAAAGCAGGTTTAGAGCAGACGACTAAAGTTTATGATGAAAAAGGGGAAGAAGCAGGCAGCCTCTATGCTCAAAAAGGCAGTTTCGTTACGTTAGATAAGATTGCGCCTGCCATTCAAGATGCTGTTATTTCAACAGAAGACAAACGATTTTATCAACATGGCGGATTTGATGTGCGAGGAATTGCCAGAGCAGCGGTTGGGTATGTAGTAAATCGAGGAAACGTTGTGGGTGGGGGAAGTACCTTGACGCAACAATTGGCAAAAAATGCTTTCTTATCTCAAAATCAAACATTGACCAGAAAAGCACAAGAACTTTTTCTAGCTGTTGAAATTGAAAAAAAATACAGCAAACAAGATATTTTAGAAATGTATTTAAATAATGCCTACTTTGGAAATGGTGTGTGGGGTGTGGAAGATGCTGCTCAAAAATATTACGGCAAACATGCTTCTGAAATCACAACAACTGAAGCAGCTTCAATTGCGGCTATTTTAAAATCACCAAGTTACTACAATCCAATTGATCATATGGATCATTCAATTGAACGTCGAAATTTGATTTTAGACCTAATGGCAGACAATCAAAAAATAACTAAAGAAGAAGCAACAGAAGCTAAAAATTTACCATTATTGTTGGAAGATACTTACAATCCCACTGATGGTTATCGCTATAAATATTATTTTGATGCAGTGATTGATGAAGCAGTGAACAAGTATGACCTAAAAGAAGAAGACATTATGAACAAAGGGTATAAAATATACACCGCTTTAAATCAAGACTATCAGCAAAAAATGGAGTTAACCTATCAAAATAACAACTTGTTCCAATATTCAGCAGATGGGACCCTTGTTCAAAGTGGTTCAGTTGCAATGAATCCTAAAAATGGTGGCGTTTATGCCTTAGTTGGAGGTCGAGGAGAACACGTCTTTAGAGGGTACAACCGGGCCACTCAAATTCGAGTACAGCCAGGTTCAATCATGAAACCATTAGCTGTATACACACCGGCTTTGGAATCAGGGTATAAAATAGATTCTATGTTAAAAGACGAGAAAGATTCTTATGGATCTGACCATTACACACCGCAAAATTACAACGATGTTTATTTAGGGGAGGTTCCAATGTATCAAGCTGTAGCCAACAGCATCAACGCACCCGCAGTCTGGTTACTAGATGAAATCGGCGTAGACAAAGGCTATAATAAGGTAGAAAAATTTGGGATTCCATTAACTGAAGATGACCGTTACCTAGGATTAGCGTTAGGAGGACTGACAAAAGGAGTCTCACCTCTTCAAATGGCCAGCGCTTATACAACCTTTGCAAATGAAGGCAAGCGCGCAGACGGCCATTTAATCACCAAAATCGTAGATGCAACAGGAGCGATAGTCGCTGACAATCAAGACCCTAAAATGACAACTGTGACAACCCCAGAAGTTGCTAAAGACATGACGAGTATGCTGATGGGTGTCTTTAACGATGGAACAGGTCAAAATGCTTTGCCAAATGGGTATACCATTGCCGGGAAAACAGGAAGCACTGAATTAACCTTTGGCGAAAAAAATGGCACAAAAGATCAATGGATTGTAGGATATACTCCTGATATCGTTCTTTCAACATGGATTGGATACGATAAAACAGATGAAGAGCATTACTTGCAAGGGCTAAGCGAAGAAGGCGTTGCGCCCCTCTTTAGATCAGAAATGGCGAACATTTTGCCACTGACGCCACTGACTAAGTTTAATACTGAAAGTGCTCAAAATATAGTAACCGAAGAAAACAAAGGTTCTGTTGATAAATGGAAAGATGAGTTTGATAAAGGAGCAAAATATTGGGGCGATAAATTTAAAGAAGGATCTTCTTACCTTAAAGAAAAGTCGGGAAATCTGTTTAATAAATTTAAAGAAAAGCTAAACTAA
- a CDS encoding metallophosphoesterase family protein — MVQFIHGADLHLDSPFIGLKTVPDFLWEKIYQSTFTALTNLVNHAIEKQVDFVLLAGDIYDSDDRSVKAQAFLKTEMERLNQAEIPVFICHGNHDYIENSGLHLKMPENVELFSETVETKWLTTKNGERIAVSSFSYNSRWMTKRMITEYPKKHETADFHIGMLHGFSEGLETSHGHYAPFTINELKSKGYDYWALGHIHTRQVLATQPPILYAGNTQGRSSKETGIKGCELVTLTLGESSIETLETQDIQWETFEISLAKQSTLDDVYRKIKETIEIKEGSQKNYLLTIELVDTKDLLPNVLKKIIQGELLEALQQISATEPFIWVNQLKIQKRATEDTTEKMFIMEEWLHGIEELSKENQFNQSTNSLFDFALIEDLLESRDEDYRSRIMKQSLMEISAELTNESRDNHEN; from the coding sequence GTGGTTCAATTTATACATGGTGCTGACTTGCATTTAGATAGCCCTTTTATCGGGTTAAAAACAGTGCCTGATTTTTTGTGGGAAAAAATTTACCAATCCACCTTTACTGCATTAACAAATTTAGTAAATCATGCCATTGAAAAACAAGTTGATTTTGTATTGCTGGCAGGAGATATTTATGATAGTGATGATCGAAGTGTCAAAGCACAAGCCTTTTTAAAAACAGAAATGGAGCGATTAAACCAAGCTGAGATCCCAGTTTTTATTTGTCATGGGAATCATGATTACATAGAAAATAGTGGGTTGCATTTAAAGATGCCAGAAAATGTTGAATTGTTTAGTGAAACAGTCGAAACGAAATGGTTGACGACAAAAAACGGAGAACGCATAGCAGTGAGTAGTTTCAGTTACAACAGTAGATGGATGACGAAACGCATGATTACAGAATATCCTAAAAAGCATGAGACGGCAGATTTTCATATTGGAATGTTACATGGTTTTTCAGAAGGATTGGAAACAAGTCACGGACACTATGCACCCTTTACAATCAACGAGTTAAAGAGCAAAGGGTACGATTATTGGGCATTAGGACATATTCATACAAGACAAGTATTAGCAACACAACCTCCAATCCTTTATGCTGGAAATACGCAAGGCAGAAGCAGTAAAGAAACTGGCATCAAAGGGTGTGAATTAGTCACCCTAACATTAGGGGAATCATCAATTGAAACACTAGAAACTCAAGATATCCAATGGGAAACGTTCGAAATATCATTAGCTAAACAGTCAACATTGGATGACGTGTATCGGAAAATTAAAGAGACAATTGAAATAAAAGAAGGCAGTCAAAAAAATTATTTATTAACCATTGAGTTGGTGGATACAAAAGACTTATTGCCAAACGTCTTAAAGAAGATAATCCAAGGAGAATTGCTAGAAGCCTTGCAACAAATTTCAGCTACAGAACCTTTTATTTGGGTAAATCAACTAAAAATACAAAAAAGAGCGACAGAAGATACCACTGAAAAAATGTTTATTATGGAAGAGTGGCTTCATGGGATTGAAGAATTGTCAAAAGAGAACCAATTTAATCAATCCACCAATAGCTTATTTGATTTTGCGTTAATTGAAGATTTATTGGAATCAAGAGATGAGGATTATCGTTCTAGAATTATGAAGCAAAGTTTAATGGAAATTAGTGCAGAATTAACGAATGAAAGCAGGGATAACCATGAAAATTAA
- a CDS encoding 3'-5' exoribonuclease YhaM family protein — protein sequence MDKKIYDYNVDDAVDLFLLIKGADIRIAKNGKKFIAFTFQDKSGQIDGKYWDASEEDIAAFTAGKVIKVSGKRELYQGNPQLKLFKLRLASDSEPHAPELYMERAPIKKEDIAEEINSTLFEITNANMQRVVRYLLNQYQTEFFQFPAAKKHHHAYMGGLSFHTVSMLRLAKVIAGQYEEINKALLYSGVILHDLGKVMELSGAISTEYTLEGNLIGHIVIVDEEITKACLALKIDDKNEDIILLKHMILSHHGQLDYGSPVRPRLREAEILHQIDNMDASINMLNSALNRTEPGTFTERIFGMDNRTFYKPKESTELGE from the coding sequence ATGGACAAAAAAATATACGATTACAATGTTGACGATGCCGTTGATCTTTTTTTATTGATTAAGGGAGCCGATATCCGTATCGCAAAAAACGGCAAAAAATTTATTGCTTTTACTTTCCAAGATAAAAGTGGACAGATTGATGGGAAATATTGGGATGCTTCCGAAGAGGACATTGCAGCCTTTACCGCTGGAAAGGTGATTAAAGTTTCTGGAAAACGAGAACTTTATCAAGGAAATCCACAATTGAAGCTCTTTAAACTTCGACTAGCAAGTGACAGCGAGCCTCACGCACCAGAACTTTATATGGAGCGGGCGCCAATAAAAAAAGAAGATATTGCCGAAGAAATAAATAGTACTTTATTTGAAATTACTAATGCAAATATGCAAAGGGTGGTACGTTATTTATTAAATCAATATCAAACGGAATTTTTCCAATTTCCAGCTGCCAAAAAACACCATCATGCTTACATGGGAGGTTTGTCTTTTCATACGGTATCAATGTTGCGTCTTGCCAAAGTAATTGCTGGGCAATATGAAGAAATAAATAAAGCTTTGTTGTATTCAGGAGTTATTTTACATGACCTTGGAAAAGTAATGGAATTATCTGGAGCCATCTCAACAGAGTACACCCTCGAAGGGAATTTGATTGGCCATATTGTAATCGTCGATGAAGAAATTACAAAGGCTTGTCTGGCTCTAAAAATTGATGATAAGAATGAAGATATTATTTTATTAAAGCATATGATTTTATCTCATCATGGACAGTTAGATTATGGTTCGCCTGTTCGACCTCGTTTACGAGAAGCTGAGATTTTACATCAAATTGATAACATGGATGCTTCTATTAACATGTTAAATTCGGCTTTGAATCGTACGGAACCAGGAACCTTTACAGAACGTATTTTTGGAATGGATAATCGGACGTTTTATAAACCAAAAGAATCAACTGAGTTAGGGGAATAA
- a CDS encoding peptidylprolyl isomerase: MKKLMIAGAALLLAVTIAGCSGDKTVASTTSGKIKQEELYNKMKGKYGEATLREMLISTALEDQYGDKVSKKDGEAEFNKTKKQLGDQFAAALQQSNITESDFKETSRTRALLKAAAADQKKLKDADYKEAFKTWVPKMSAQQIVVADEEKAKEVIAKLDAGEDFTKLVKEYSTDTTTKDKEGKIENFDNSTGLDATLVAAASKLKDGEYTKEAVQGQTGYTILKMTKNPGKGKWEDHKKELKEQIIDEIVADQAQLQPILAKVIKKANVQIEDKDMKNAVASILEPATNTTSTK; the protein is encoded by the coding sequence ATGAAAAAATTAATGATTGCAGGTGCAGCCTTACTATTAGCTGTCACTATTGCTGGTTGTTCAGGAGACAAAACCGTTGCTTCAACGACGTCTGGTAAAATTAAACAAGAGGAATTATACAACAAAATGAAAGGGAAATACGGTGAAGCAACCCTTCGTGAAATGTTAATTTCAACTGCTTTGGAAGACCAATACGGCGATAAAGTTTCTAAAAAAGACGGTGAAGCTGAATTCAATAAAACGAAAAAACAACTTGGCGATCAATTTGCTGCAGCCCTTCAACAAAGCAATATCACTGAAAGTGACTTTAAAGAAACATCTCGTACAAGAGCTCTTTTAAAAGCAGCAGCTGCTGATCAGAAAAAACTTAAAGACGCTGACTATAAAGAAGCGTTCAAAACTTGGGTTCCTAAAATGTCAGCTCAACAAATCGTTGTCGCTGATGAAGAGAAAGCAAAAGAAGTTATTGCTAAATTAGATGCTGGCGAAGACTTCACAAAATTAGTTAAAGAATATTCAACAGATACAACAACGAAAGACAAAGAAGGCAAAATTGAAAACTTCGACAATTCTACTGGTCTTGATGCAACTCTTGTAGCAGCAGCAAGTAAACTTAAAGATGGCGAATACACAAAAGAAGCTGTTCAAGGTCAAACTGGCTATACGATTCTAAAAATGACCAAAAACCCAGGAAAAGGCAAATGGGAAGATCATAAAAAAGAATTGAAAGAACAAATAATTGATGAAATCGTAGCTGACCAAGCTCAATTACAACCAATCTTAGCTAAAGTCATCAAAAAAGCAAACGTTCAAATCGAAGATAAAGATATGAAAAATGCTGTCGCTTCAATTTTAGAACCAGCCACTAATACTACTTCTACAAAATAA
- a CDS encoding peptidylprolyl isomerase, with translation MKKFMLSCVAVLAVITIAGCSNSTVATTKGGKVTQDDLYESMKETAGPAALQKLILKDVLEENYGKDVTDKKINAEFDKQKKSYGEQFDTLLKQANLTEKSYKDTIRMNLLVEAAVKANTKFTDDDYKKAWEDWTPKMTAQHILVADEAAAKDLIAKINAGEDFDTLAKENSLDTGSKEDGGKLPEFDATTGYDPAFVAAAAKLKDGEVTAEPVQGQNGYHIIKMIKNPEKGNMKDHKKELETAMLDAKLKDNEYIQSVLAKLVKKADVKIKDEDLKDVMDSYTGKSSDKKESTTKKESTDKKESTK, from the coding sequence ATGAAGAAATTTATGCTTTCTTGTGTCGCTGTACTTGCAGTCATCACAATCGCAGGTTGTTCAAACAGTACGGTAGCTACTACTAAAGGTGGCAAAGTAACACAAGACGATTTATACGAATCAATGAAAGAAACAGCTGGCCCTGCTGCTCTTCAAAAATTAATCTTAAAAGATGTTTTAGAAGAAAATTATGGAAAAGATGTAACAGATAAGAAAATCAATGCAGAATTCGACAAACAAAAGAAAAGTTATGGCGAACAATTTGATACATTGCTAAAACAAGCAAACTTAACAGAAAAATCATACAAAGATACCATTCGTATGAATCTATTAGTTGAAGCAGCAGTTAAAGCAAATACAAAATTCACCGATGATGATTACAAAAAAGCTTGGGAAGACTGGACTCCTAAAATGACAGCTCAACACATTTTAGTAGCAGACGAAGCAGCAGCAAAAGATTTAATTGCTAAAATCAATGCTGGTGAAGATTTTGATACCCTAGCAAAAGAAAATTCATTAGACACTGGCTCTAAAGAAGACGGTGGAAAATTACCTGAGTTCGATGCTACAACAGGATACGACCCAGCTTTCGTTGCAGCTGCAGCAAAACTTAAAGATGGCGAAGTAACTGCTGAACCCGTTCAAGGTCAAAATGGTTACCACATCATTAAAATGATCAAAAATCCTGAAAAAGGAAACATGAAAGATCATAAAAAAGAGTTAGAAACAGCAATGCTTGACGCAAAATTAAAAGACAATGAATACATTCAATCTGTTCTTGCTAAACTTGTTAAAAAAGCAGATGTGAAAATCAAAGATGAAGATTTAAAAGATGTAATGGACAGTTATACTGGAAAATCATCTGACAAAAAAGAAAGTACTACTAAAAAAGAGTCAACTGACAAAAAAGAGTCAACTAAATAA
- a CDS encoding ATP-binding protein gives MKIKEITIYGYGKWVDQRFDSLADLQIFYGKNEAGKSTLMAFIHSVLFGFPTKQSSELRYEPRKGSRYGGRLRIVTRQYGELDIERIKGKGNGKLTLTKIDGTKLPETVLNELVSGIDKATYQALFSFNLLELQKISQLNQEKLNRYFLSIGTMGNERYLKIADRFKQEASKLYKQTGRVPEINKKIVEIRKKEKQLKTVKAQNNQYNQLVNQKLELEQSINQLRTKQQTIETHLEKLNELTNNWQYFVEMKAIQKQISEAQLKKLPEDGLYQLQHFNQELQQIKNETIKKEEQLSSLTKELAPSKELDFYETHNKNLTKLLETIPTIEAYLVKEQQANQKNEQLFQQIQQEYRYLNLAIDTPIPLKLSNEQLEKLRELQVRQDFYTKEQQSLSEKHQQLNFENNALNQQLDQVERLLWENQQFQQVEEFYSVNNAQRQPAQPTTLSFTTIFMQLVGFISIGLGFISSRFFILFGLALIAVSGYRVLSLKEKKKKSTLDAPAYSYEEFIRQQELRKQWRELLAKSDEVTISVNQVTQKLEEMTVEKQGVLLEINQVQSQWQLPKQYAITDFLSESDPFELIRQLKNEFTENQRIIQVINDQFQVWLKKAEFLKSVVVADWNHVSAVLIGIKHLVKAIEGELEHQNKVKATIEELNQEKSDWLKKKKIYQKKRIDLFQLVYVQDEESFRKKFLLNDQLKSKKARVALLENQIAINQELLETFRDEQELQDAIQEQKQELSQQKITIEEMINQKIQCEVALKNLEEGGQYSVLLQEFANLKSDLQDLVDKWSSYQIAADLIERSLTYAKKDRLPQTLQDATTYFKLLTNENYHRILLSENQIQVQHHEGLIFDVSELSQGTAEQLYIALRFAFIKNAADLIQMPILIDDGFVNFDFDRQEQMLKLIQKMSESNQVLYFTCDKKIQDVFPKEQVKVLQ, from the coding sequence ATGAAAATTAAAGAAATTACAATTTATGGTTATGGCAAATGGGTAGATCAACGATTTGATTCTCTAGCAGATTTACAGATTTTTTATGGGAAAAATGAAGCTGGAAAGTCAACGTTAATGGCCTTTATTCACAGTGTATTATTTGGTTTTCCTACCAAACAAAGTTCTGAATTGCGCTATGAACCCAGAAAAGGCAGTCGCTACGGTGGTCGTTTGCGGATTGTCACAAGACAATATGGCGAACTTGATATTGAACGAATTAAAGGCAAAGGAAACGGCAAACTTACGTTGACCAAAATAGACGGAACTAAACTGCCAGAAACGGTTTTAAATGAATTGGTAAGCGGCATCGATAAAGCAACCTATCAAGCGTTATTTTCCTTTAATTTGTTAGAATTACAAAAAATCAGTCAACTAAATCAAGAAAAATTAAATCGCTATTTTTTAAGTATAGGAACGATGGGAAATGAACGCTATTTAAAAATTGCTGACCGCTTTAAGCAAGAAGCCAGTAAGCTTTACAAGCAAACTGGAAGAGTCCCTGAGATCAATAAAAAAATAGTTGAAATTAGAAAAAAAGAAAAGCAGCTCAAAACAGTAAAGGCACAAAATAATCAGTACAACCAACTAGTCAATCAAAAACTAGAATTAGAACAAAGCATCAATCAACTAAGAACAAAACAGCAAACAATTGAAACCCATCTTGAAAAATTGAATGAATTAACGAATAACTGGCAATATTTTGTAGAAATGAAAGCTATTCAAAAACAAATTAGCGAAGCTCAGTTAAAGAAATTGCCCGAAGATGGACTTTATCAGTTGCAACATTTTAACCAAGAATTGCAGCAAATCAAAAATGAAACGATAAAAAAAGAAGAACAATTAAGTTCGTTAACAAAGGAATTAGCTCCTTCCAAAGAACTAGATTTTTATGAAACGCATAATAAAAATCTGACTAAACTGTTAGAAACGATTCCAACTATAGAAGCATATTTAGTAAAAGAGCAGCAAGCGAACCAGAAAAACGAACAACTTTTTCAGCAAATTCAACAAGAATATCGTTATTTAAACTTAGCAATAGACACTCCTATCCCACTTAAACTAAGTAACGAGCAATTAGAAAAACTAAGAGAATTACAAGTCCGACAAGATTTTTATACAAAAGAGCAACAATCATTATCCGAAAAGCATCAACAGTTAAACTTTGAAAACAATGCTTTAAATCAGCAACTAGATCAAGTGGAGCGACTACTCTGGGAAAATCAACAATTTCAACAGGTAGAAGAATTTTATTCAGTCAACAACGCTCAACGGCAACCGGCTCAGCCAACAACCCTCTCATTTACTACTATTTTCATGCAACTAGTGGGTTTTATCTCAATAGGACTTGGATTTATCTCTAGTCGCTTTTTTATCTTATTCGGCCTGGCATTGATTGCTGTCAGTGGGTATCGAGTTCTTTCGCTAAAAGAAAAAAAGAAAAAAAGCACACTAGATGCACCAGCTTACTCATATGAGGAATTTATTCGTCAACAAGAACTTCGAAAACAGTGGCGAGAACTACTTGCAAAATCAGATGAGGTAACGATTTCAGTAAATCAAGTCACTCAAAAACTTGAAGAAATGACGGTTGAAAAACAGGGAGTTCTTTTGGAAATCAATCAAGTACAATCCCAATGGCAGTTGCCAAAACAATATGCAATTACTGATTTTTTATCAGAATCTGATCCATTTGAATTGATTCGACAATTAAAAAATGAATTTACAGAAAATCAACGGATAATACAAGTAATCAATGATCAGTTTCAAGTGTGGTTAAAGAAAGCGGAATTTCTTAAATCCGTTGTTGTAGCAGATTGGAATCATGTATCAGCTGTTCTGATTGGAATTAAGCATCTAGTAAAAGCAATCGAAGGAGAACTTGAACATCAAAATAAGGTAAAAGCAACCATTGAAGAATTGAATCAAGAAAAATCAGATTGGTTGAAGAAGAAAAAAATCTACCAAAAAAAAAGAATAGATCTATTTCAACTTGTTTATGTACAAGATGAAGAGTCTTTTCGTAAAAAGTTTTTGTTAAACGATCAATTAAAAAGTAAAAAAGCCAGAGTCGCATTATTAGAAAATCAAATTGCAATCAACCAAGAATTGCTCGAAACGTTTAGAGATGAACAAGAATTACAAGATGCGATTCAAGAACAAAAACAAGAGCTATCCCAACAAAAAATAACGATTGAAGAAATGATTAATCAAAAAATTCAATGTGAAGTTGCACTGAAAAATTTAGAAGAAGGCGGACAGTATTCGGTATTGTTGCAAGAATTTGCCAATTTAAAATCAGACCTACAAGATTTAGTAGATAAATGGAGTAGTTACCAAATTGCAGCTGATTTAATTGAACGATCCTTAACCTACGCAAAAAAAGACCGTCTCCCTCAAACGCTTCAAGATGCAACAACGTATTTTAAATTGTTAACAAATGAAAACTACCATCGCATTCTTTTAAGCGAAAATCAAATTCAAGTCCAGCATCACGAAGGCCTTATTTTTGATGTCAGTGAATTAAGTCAAGGAACAGCCGAGCAACTTTATATTGCGTTGCGTTTTGCATTTATTAAAAATGCTGCTGATTTAATTCAAATGCCCATTTTGATTGATGATGGTTTTGTTAATTTTGATTTTGACCGTCAAGAACAGATGTTGAAGCTGATTCAAAAAATGAGTGAGAGCAATCAGGTTCTTTATTTCACATGTGATAAAAAAATTCAAGATGTATTCCCTAAAGAACAGGTGAAAGTGTTACAATAG
- a CDS encoding YlbF family regulator, whose amino-acid sequence MSNNIYDTANQLEKDLRETDAYVALKVAYDAVKANPEANEMFQEFQGIQVKLQQKQMSGEEILEEEIKEAQEMAMKTGENDTIKNLMEAEQKLSLLIDDINRIIMSPIQELYQGQ is encoded by the coding sequence GTGAGCAATAACATTTACGATACAGCAAACCAACTTGAAAAAGATTTAAGAGAAACAGATGCATATGTAGCTTTAAAAGTGGCATATGATGCAGTCAAAGCAAATCCAGAAGCAAACGAAATGTTTCAAGAATTTCAAGGGATTCAAGTGAAATTACAACAAAAACAAATGTCTGGTGAAGAGATTCTAGAAGAAGAAATTAAAGAAGCTCAAGAAATGGCGATGAAAACTGGAGAAAACGATACAATCAAGAACTTAATGGAAGCAGAACAAAAATTAAGCTTATTGATTGACGATATTAACCGTATTATCATGTCTCCAATCCAAGAATTATACCAAGGTCAATAA
- a CDS encoding HIT family protein has product MNDCVFCKIINHEIPSHVVYEDDDVLAFLDITQVTPGHTLVIPKKHVTDIFEYDEILAQTVFSRIPKIARGIEKSNPAIQGMNIINNNREMAYQSVFHSHFHLIPRYGKKDDFTMHFGNNMKKYPPEKLAEIAATIQHELED; this is encoded by the coding sequence ATGAACGATTGCGTTTTTTGTAAAATCATTAATCATGAAATTCCAAGTCATGTAGTATATGAAGATGACGATGTATTAGCCTTTTTAGACATCACACAAGTCACTCCTGGCCATACCTTGGTGATTCCCAAAAAACACGTAACCGATATTTTTGAATACGATGAAATCTTAGCTCAAACTGTTTTTAGTCGTATCCCAAAAATCGCTCGTGGTATTGAAAAATCAAATCCTGCTATTCAAGGAATGAATATTATTAACAATAATCGTGAGATGGCCTATCAGTCTGTTTTCCATTCACACTTTCATTTAATTCCTCGCTATGGCAAAAAAGATGATTTTACTATGCACTTTGGCAACAATATGAAAAAATACCCACCTGAAAAATTAGCTGAAATTGCAGCAACTATTCAACATGAATTGGAGGATTAA
- a CDS encoding YtxH domain-containing protein, whose translation MAHPFFKGLLFGSIVGGVSALLATPRSGKENRDLALSYIEDTTLLVEDVSNSIHSLKGAVTELSTEGLALLNEFTEEMTESVEEFTLQNEPRMRRIEEKATKLTADLEEFSELMPDLEELATKE comes from the coding sequence ATGGCACATCCATTTTTTAAAGGATTACTTTTTGGTTCCATTGTCGGTGGAGTCTCAGCTTTACTTGCTACCCCTCGTTCTGGGAAAGAAAATCGTGATCTAGCATTAAGTTATATTGAAGACACAACCTTGTTAGTTGAAGACGTTTCAAATAGCATTCATTCCTTGAAAGGTGCTGTCACTGAATTGAGTACAGAAGGACTCGCTCTCTTAAATGAATTTACCGAAGAGATGACTGAGTCTGTAGAAGAGTTTACGCTTCAAAATGAACCGCGTATGCGTCGAATCGAAGAAAAAGCAACTAAATTAACTGCTGACTTAGAAGAATTTTCTGAATTGATGCCTGATTTAGAAGAACTCGCTACAAAAGAATAA